A single genomic interval of Camelina sativa cultivar DH55 chromosome 11, Cs, whole genome shotgun sequence harbors:
- the LOC104726245 gene encoding uncharacterized protein LOC104726245 isoform X1 produces the protein MTNVNKLVPDRSDKKSHADNDENKVKAPNMFERAKEEFDAVIGAIHQRKTSKDGSDKMEFKSEKPEDGKKKTNMMRKAKDELKSLFQKEKPHHHHHKETHGRRDDINENTPVDEVKAPNVIERAKEEIQAVIDSIQPKMKNEAEGSDSPKSPRSVSPEKERAGLGCSIGKGLEKICSPWSDDKKD, from the exons atgactAATGTCAACAAATTAGTTCCTG ATCGTTCGGACAAGAAGAGTCATGCTGATAATGATGAGAACAAAGTGAAAGCGCCAAACATGTTCGAACGAGCAAAAGAGGAGTTTGATGCTGTTATTGGAGCTATTCATCAACGCAAGACTTccaa GGATGGATCTGACAAAATGGAGTTCAAATCAGAGAAACcag aagatggaaagaaaaaaacaaacatgatGAGAAAGGCGAAGGATGAACTCAAATCTTTATTCCAGAAGGAGAAAcctcatcaccatcatcacaaAGAAACTCATGGAAGGAGGGATGATATCAATGAGAACACTCCGGTGGATGAAGTGAAGGCTCCTAATGTTATCGAGAGAGCCAAGGAAGAGATCCAGGCCGTCATTGACAGCATCCAACCCAAGATGAAGAATGAGGCAGAGGGTTCTGATTCACCTAAGTCTCCTCGTTCTGTCTCACCGGAGAAGGAGAGAGCTGGACTCGGTTGCTCTATTGGAAAGGGGCTTGAAAAGATTTGCTCTCCTTGGAGTGATGATAAAAAAGATTGA
- the LOC104726245 gene encoding uncharacterized protein LOC104726245 isoform X2: protein MTNVNKLVPDRSDKKSHADNDENKVKAPNMFERAKEEFDAVIGAIHQRKTSKDGSDKMEFKSEKPDGKKKTNMMRKAKDELKSLFQKEKPHHHHHKETHGRRDDINENTPVDEVKAPNVIERAKEEIQAVIDSIQPKMKNEAEGSDSPKSPRSVSPEKERAGLGCSIGKGLEKICSPWSDDKKD, encoded by the exons atgactAATGTCAACAAATTAGTTCCTG ATCGTTCGGACAAGAAGAGTCATGCTGATAATGATGAGAACAAAGTGAAAGCGCCAAACATGTTCGAACGAGCAAAAGAGGAGTTTGATGCTGTTATTGGAGCTATTCATCAACGCAAGACTTccaa GGATGGATCTGACAAAATGGAGTTCAAATCAGAGAAACcag atggaaagaaaaaaacaaacatgatGAGAAAGGCGAAGGATGAACTCAAATCTTTATTCCAGAAGGAGAAAcctcatcaccatcatcacaaAGAAACTCATGGAAGGAGGGATGATATCAATGAGAACACTCCGGTGGATGAAGTGAAGGCTCCTAATGTTATCGAGAGAGCCAAGGAAGAGATCCAGGCCGTCATTGACAGCATCCAACCCAAGATGAAGAATGAGGCAGAGGGTTCTGATTCACCTAAGTCTCCTCGTTCTGTCTCACCGGAGAAGGAGAGAGCTGGACTCGGTTGCTCTATTGGAAAGGGGCTTGAAAAGATTTGCTCTCCTTGGAGTGATGATAAAAAAGATTGA
- the LOC104728951 gene encoding uncharacterized protein LOC104728951: MAGESVLTKKPRLDKSSGESSSASTRRELRKYDPYDDEYIRQYLLYYYQFHKSEGFVIDWDNLDYRLLTYFLCIQGSRIEFVDHVSASYRCCAGILYWVTFWAKDLASSNPEPRLYQTNVRLCGPTFCEMLIFRLKPTDEEIAAIQVDPPPPLFDGNPELPTILFTVTGPGSGSMSIPEVSFTRIPAEVEPTVWSPYV, encoded by the exons ATGGCCGGCGAATCTGTCTTGACGAAGAAGCCAAGGTTAGACAAATCCTCTGGCGAGTCGAGTTCCGCCTCCACACGCCGAGAACTCCGGAAGTACGACCCGTACGACGATGAATACATACGACAGTACCTCTTATACTACTATCAGTTCCATAAGAGCGAG GGTTTCGTCATTGATTGGGATAACTTGGACTACCG TTTGCTcacatattttttatgtattcaGGGGAGTCGGATTGAGTTCGTGGATCACGTTTCGGCAAGTTACAGGTGCTGTGCAGGTATCCTTTATTGGGTTACGTTTTGGGCTAAGGATTTGGCATCATCCAATCCTGAGCCTAGACTTTATCAAACTAATGTTCGCCTCTGCGGACCAACCTTCTGTGAGATGTTAATCTTCAGGCTCAAACCTACTGATGAAG AGATTGCTGCTATTCAAGTGGATCCACCTCCTCCATTGTTTGATGGTAACCCAG AGTTACCAACAATATTGTTCACCGTAACGGGTCCAGGATCTGGTTCCATGTCCATACCCGAAGTTTCCTTCACTCGGATTCCTGCTGAAGTTGAGCCGACCGTGTGGTCACCATACGTGTAA
- the LOC104726246 gene encoding uncharacterized protein LOC104726246: MTGVNIVSEDGKKKPNTKRKMMEKLKSVFDKKKPNHHEEDSSQTSPYITKALNEDLSYELFKIQQKLDQRNFILQKQDDIRQGQEEKMKNLMEESKDLNSTTFLLHVNQVY; the protein is encoded by the exons ATGACTGGTGTCAACATAGTTTCTG AAGATGGAAAGAAAAAACCGAACACGAAGAGAAAGATGATGGAAAAACTCAAATCTGTATTTGATAAGAAGAAACCtaatcatcatgaagaagacTCAAGTCAAACTTCGCCATATATAACCAAAGCTTTAAACGAG GACCTATCATAtgagctgttcaaaatccagcAGAAGTTGGATCAGAGAAATTTTATCCTT CAAAAACAAGATGATATTCGTCAAGgccaagaagagaagatgaaaaacCTAATGGAGGAGAGCAAAGATTTGAACAGCACGACATTTCTTTTGCAT GTAAACCAAGTTTACTGA